One stretch of Orcinus orca chromosome 15, mOrcOrc1.1, whole genome shotgun sequence DNA includes these proteins:
- the PGAM5 gene encoding serine/threonine-protein phosphatase PGAM5, mitochondrial isoform X2 — translation MAFRQALQLAACGLAGGSAAVLFSAVAVGKPRAGGDAEPRVVEPPAWAGAARPGPGVWDPNWDRREPLSLVNLRKRNLEPGEEELASRLDHYKAKATRHIFLIRHSQYHVDASLEKDRTLTPLGREQAELTGLRLASLGLKFNKIVHSSMTRAIETTDIISKHLPGVCKVSTDLLREGAPIEPDPPVSHWKPEAVYYEDGARIEAAFRNYIHRADTKQQEDSYEIFICHANVIRYIVCRALQFPPEGWLRLSLNNGSITHLVVRPDGRVALRTLGDTGFMPPDKISRS, via the exons ATGGCGTTCCGGCAGGCGCTGCAGCTGGCGGCCTGCGGCCTGGCTGGGGGCTCGGCCGCGGTGCTCTTCTCGGCGGTGGCAGTGGGGAAGCCCCGCGCGGGCGGGGACGCGGAGCCGCGCGTGGTCGAGCCGCCGGCGTGGGCGGGGGCCGCGCGCCCCGGGCCCGGCGTCTGGGACCCCAACTGGGACAG GAGAGAACCACTGTCCCTGGTCAACCTGCGGAAGAGGAACCTGGAGCCCGGAGAAGAAGAGCTGGCGTCCAGGCTGGACCACTACAAGGCCAAGGCCACACGGCACATCTTCCTCATCAGGCATTCGCAGTACCACGTGGACGCCTCCCTGGAGAAGGACCGCACGCTGACGCCCCTGG GTCGTGAGCAGGCTGAACTAACCGGTCTCCGACTTGCAAGCTTGGGGTTGAAGTTTAATAAAATCGTCCATTCCTCCATGACCCGTGCAATAGAGACCACTGACATCATCAGCAAACACCTGCCAG GCGTCTGCAAGGTCAGCACAGACCTGCTGAGGGAAGGCGCCCCCATCGAGCCTGACCCCCCCGTGTCTCACTGGAAGCCGGAGGCTGTG TATTATGAGGACGGGGCGCGGATCGAGGCCGCCTTCCGGAACTACATCCACCGGGCGGACACCAAGCAGCAGGAGGACAGCTACGAGATCTTCATCTGCCACGCCAACGTCATCCGCTATATCGTGTGCAG GGCGCTGCAGTTCCCTCCAGAAGGCTGGCTCCGCCTTTCCCTCAACAACGGCAGCATTACGCACCTGGTAGTCCGGCCAGATGGCCGAGTGGCGCTCAGGACCCTCGGGGACACGGGATTCATGCCTCCTGACAAGATCTCTCGCTCCTGA
- the ANKLE2 gene encoding ankyrin repeat and LEM domain-containing protein 2 isoform X2 — protein MLWPRLAAAEWAALAWELLGASVLLIAVRWLVRRLDRRPRGLGRSGPPDPPCAAAGPVPDPERIHVYEDKKEALQAVKMIKGSRFKAFTSREDAEKFARGTCDYFPSPSKTSSPLSPVKTVPLFSSGGLRDGLYLSDSETASKERANSYKSPRTQDLTAKLRKAVEKGEEDTFSDLIWSNPRYLIGSGDNPTIVQEGCRYNVMHVAAKENQAALCQLTLETLENPEFMRLMYPDDEPHMLEKRICYVVDLYLNTPDRVGYDTPLHFACKFGNADVVNVLSSHPLIVKNPRNKYDKTPEDVICERSTNKSVELKERIRDCLQGHYYVPLLRAEDTSSPVIGELWSSDHPGEVSHIGHGGGGPRDPVLTLRAFAGPLSPSKAEDFRRLWKTPPREKAGFFHSVRKSDPERGIERVGRQLAHELGYPWVEYWDFLGCFVDLSSQAGLQKLEEYLTQQEVGKKTQQDMGENAACLQEDASALGRHRKCSNSISVRAFLDEDDDMSLEEIKNRQNTARNNTQPTVAAFGDSGCDILPLEQKTDLIEASAPTSPRSSKNGFCSPPSDSKTLGGKRPKAPSGEDAFLSPVSGLTVEFDKLNLQNLQSSFSNKTPRPTVKTRDKKILTSRVNPAESDMLGPLAADKLGNDQGRTEHRMSAGMADMCLDPDSPTQEARHGGSSEPSGVPASKESVQSLFLFGEEPSKLDRDVLAALECADVDPHQYPALHRWRSAVLRYSPADRQSWPSPSLKGKVKSQLLDIGGPPSGGSPRRCSPGRYSPARRGHLHRMARLAQLATL, from the exons AAAGGATTCATGTTTATGAAGACAAGAAGGAAGCCTTGCAAGCTGTCAAAATGATCAAAGGATCCCGATTTAAGGCTTTTACAAGCAGAGAAGATGCAGAGAAATTTGCTAGAGGAACTTGTGATTATTTCCCTTCTCCAAGCAAAACCTCTTCACCACTTTCTCCTGTGAAAACAGTGCCGCTCTTTAGCAGTGGTGGGTTAAGAG ATGGGTTGTACTTGTCTGATTCAGAAACAGCAAGCAAAGAGCGAGCAAACAGTTATAAAAGTCCTCGTACACAAGATCTCACGGCCAAACTTCGGAAAGctgtggagaagggagaggaagacaCCTTTTCCGACCTTATCTGGAGTAATCCCCGGTATCTGATTGGTTCGGGGGACAACCCGACCATCGTACAG GAAGGATGTCGGTACAATGTCATGCATGTTGCTGCCAAAGAGAACCAGGCTGCCCTGTGCCAGCTTACCCTGGAGACGCTGGAGAACCCCGAGTTTATGCGGCTCATGTACCCGGACGACGAGCCGCATATGCTGGAGAAACGCATCTGCTACGTGGTGGACCTGTACCTCAACACCCCTGACAGAGTG GGCTACGACACACCATTGCATTTTGCTTGTAAGTTTGGAAACGCAGATGTGGTCAATGTGCTCTCTTCACACCCTTTGATTGTAAAAAACCcaagaaataaatatgataaaacaCCTGAAGAT gttATTTGCGAAAGAAGCACAAATAAGTCTGTGGAACTGAAGGAGCGGATTAGAGACTGCTTACAGG GTCACTACTACGTGCCCCTCCTGAGGGCAGAGGACACGTCTTCTCCCGTGATCGGGGAGCTGTGGTCTTCAGACCACCCGGGCGAGGTCTCTCACATCGGCCACGGTGGAGGTGGCCCCAGAGACCCCGTTCTGACCCTGCGAGCCTTTGCAGGGCCCCTGAGTCCGTCCAAG GCAGAAGATTTTCGCCGACTCTGGAAAACCCCGCCTCGAGAGAAAGCGGGCTTCTTCCACAGCGTCAGGAAGTCTGATCCGGAGAGAGGCATCGAGAGAGTGGGAAG GCAGCTGGCTCATGAGCTGGGGTATCCCTGGGTCGAATACTGGGACTTTCTGGGCTGTTTTGTTGATCTGTCTTCCCAGGCGGGCCTGCAAAAACTAGAAGAATATCTCACCCAGCAGGAAGTGGGCAAAAAGACCCAACAAGACATGGGGGAAAATGCCGCCTGTCTGCAGGAGGACGCCTCAGCCCTCG GCCGTCACAGGAAGTGCAGCAATTCCATCTCCGTGAGGGCGTTTCTAGATGAAGATGATGACATGAGCTTGGAAGAGATCAAAAACCGGCAAAACACAGCCCGAAACAACACCCAGCCCACGGTGGCTGCTTTTGGAGACTCGGGGTGTGACATCCTTCCCTTGGAGCAGAAGACAGACCTCATAGAAGCCTCAGCCCCGACCAGTCCCCGCAGCAGCAAAAATGGGTTTTGCAGCCCCCCGAGTGACAGCAAGACCCTGGGTGGGAAGAGGCCAAAGGCCCCAAGTGGGGAGGACGCCTTCCTGTCACCTGTCTCCGGCTTGACTGTGGAGTTTGATAAACTGAATTTGCAGAATCTACAAAGTAGCTTTTCTAATAAGACACCCCGTCCAACTGTGAAAACTAGAGATAAGAAGATCCTGACATCAAGAGTGAACCCAGCAGAAAGTGACATGTTAGGACCTCTTGCTGCTGACAAACTCGGGAATGACCAAGGAAGGACAGAGCACAGAATGTCAGCTGGAATGGCTGACATGTGCCTGGACCCCGACAGTCCCACGCAAGAGGCCCGTCACGGTGGCAGTTCTGAGCCCTCGGGGGTCCCTGCCTCGAAAGAGTCCGTCCAGAGCCTCTTCCTTTTTGG AGAAGAGCCGTCAAAACTGGATCGCGATGTTCTGGCAGCCCTGGAGTGTGCGGACGTGGACCCTCACCAGTACCCGGCCCTGCACAGGTGGAGGAGTGCCGTGCTGCGCTACTCGCCCGCGGACAGACAGAG CTGGCCCAGCCCCTCGCTGAAAGGGAAGGTGAAGTCTCAGCTGCTGGACATCGGTGGCCCTCCTAGCGGCGGCAGCCCCAGGCGCTGCAGCCCCGGGCGCTACAGCCCCGCTCGCAGGGGCCACCTCCACCGGATGGCGCGCCTGGCCCAGCTCGCCACCTTGTAG
- the PGAM5 gene encoding serine/threonine-protein phosphatase PGAM5, mitochondrial isoform X1 produces MAFRQALQLAACGLAGGSAAVLFSAVAVGKPRAGGDAEPRVVEPPAWAGAARPGPGVWDPNWDRREPLSLVNLRKRNLEPGEEELASRLDHYKAKATRHIFLIRHSQYHVDASLEKDRTLTPLGREQAELTGLRLASLGLKFNKIVHSSMTRAIETTDIISKHLPGVCKVSTDLLREGAPIEPDPPVSHWKPEAVQYYEDGARIEAAFRNYIHRADTKQQEDSYEIFICHANVIRYIVCRALQFPPEGWLRLSLNNGSITHLVVRPDGRVALRTLGDTGFMPPDKISRS; encoded by the exons ATGGCGTTCCGGCAGGCGCTGCAGCTGGCGGCCTGCGGCCTGGCTGGGGGCTCGGCCGCGGTGCTCTTCTCGGCGGTGGCAGTGGGGAAGCCCCGCGCGGGCGGGGACGCGGAGCCGCGCGTGGTCGAGCCGCCGGCGTGGGCGGGGGCCGCGCGCCCCGGGCCCGGCGTCTGGGACCCCAACTGGGACAG GAGAGAACCACTGTCCCTGGTCAACCTGCGGAAGAGGAACCTGGAGCCCGGAGAAGAAGAGCTGGCGTCCAGGCTGGACCACTACAAGGCCAAGGCCACACGGCACATCTTCCTCATCAGGCATTCGCAGTACCACGTGGACGCCTCCCTGGAGAAGGACCGCACGCTGACGCCCCTGG GTCGTGAGCAGGCTGAACTAACCGGTCTCCGACTTGCAAGCTTGGGGTTGAAGTTTAATAAAATCGTCCATTCCTCCATGACCCGTGCAATAGAGACCACTGACATCATCAGCAAACACCTGCCAG GCGTCTGCAAGGTCAGCACAGACCTGCTGAGGGAAGGCGCCCCCATCGAGCCTGACCCCCCCGTGTCTCACTGGAAGCCGGAGGCTGTG cagTATTATGAGGACGGGGCGCGGATCGAGGCCGCCTTCCGGAACTACATCCACCGGGCGGACACCAAGCAGCAGGAGGACAGCTACGAGATCTTCATCTGCCACGCCAACGTCATCCGCTATATCGTGTGCAG GGCGCTGCAGTTCCCTCCAGAAGGCTGGCTCCGCCTTTCCCTCAACAACGGCAGCATTACGCACCTGGTAGTCCGGCCAGATGGCCGAGTGGCGCTCAGGACCCTCGGGGACACGGGATTCATGCCTCCTGACAAGATCTCTCGCTCCTGA
- the PGAM5 gene encoding serine/threonine-protein phosphatase PGAM5, mitochondrial isoform X3 — MLESSRASSSEISSLFLRSQASCICACRSQMSSLAQPQLPRDRQCGISAWPCYRHPRFPRREPLSLVNLRKRNLEPGEEELASRLDHYKAKATRHIFLIRHSQYHVDASLEKDRTLTPLGREQAELTGLRLASLGLKFNKIVHSSMTRAIETTDIISKHLPGVCKVSTDLLREGAPIEPDPPVSHWKPEAVQYYEDGARIEAAFRNYIHRADTKQQEDSYEIFICHANVIRYIVCRALQFPPEGWLRLSLNNGSITHLVVRPDGRVALRTLGDTGFMPPDKISRS, encoded by the exons ATGCTAGAAAGTTCCAGGGCCTCATCCAGTGAAATCTCCAGCCTCTTTCTGAGGAGCCAGGCTTCCTGCATCTGTGCCTGTAGGTCCCAGATGTCTTCTCTGGCTCAGCCCCAGCTCCCACGTGACCGCCAGTGTGGCATCTCGGCCTGGCCATGTTACAGGCACCCCAGGTTCCCCAG GAGAGAACCACTGTCCCTGGTCAACCTGCGGAAGAGGAACCTGGAGCCCGGAGAAGAAGAGCTGGCGTCCAGGCTGGACCACTACAAGGCCAAGGCCACACGGCACATCTTCCTCATCAGGCATTCGCAGTACCACGTGGACGCCTCCCTGGAGAAGGACCGCACGCTGACGCCCCTGG GTCGTGAGCAGGCTGAACTAACCGGTCTCCGACTTGCAAGCTTGGGGTTGAAGTTTAATAAAATCGTCCATTCCTCCATGACCCGTGCAATAGAGACCACTGACATCATCAGCAAACACCTGCCAG GCGTCTGCAAGGTCAGCACAGACCTGCTGAGGGAAGGCGCCCCCATCGAGCCTGACCCCCCCGTGTCTCACTGGAAGCCGGAGGCTGTG cagTATTATGAGGACGGGGCGCGGATCGAGGCCGCCTTCCGGAACTACATCCACCGGGCGGACACCAAGCAGCAGGAGGACAGCTACGAGATCTTCATCTGCCACGCCAACGTCATCCGCTATATCGTGTGCAG GGCGCTGCAGTTCCCTCCAGAAGGCTGGCTCCGCCTTTCCCTCAACAACGGCAGCATTACGCACCTGGTAGTCCGGCCAGATGGCCGAGTGGCGCTCAGGACCCTCGGGGACACGGGATTCATGCCTCCTGACAAGATCTCTCGCTCCTGA
- the PXMP2 gene encoding LOW QUALITY PROTEIN: peroxisomal membrane protein 2 (The sequence of the model RefSeq protein was modified relative to this genomic sequence to represent the inferred CDS: inserted 1 base in 1 codon), translating to MAPAVSKLRAEADVGAFPRRALAQYLRLLRLYPVLTKATTSGILSALGNFLAQLIEKNQEKEDCSQKLDVRGPLRYAIYRFFFTGPLGHSFHLFVXDWIPPEAPSAGVTRLLLGRLLFAPAFLSSFFLIVNSLEGKDAAAFTAKMKRGFWPALQMNWRVWTPVQFINVN from the exons ATGGCGCCGGCGGTATCGAAGCTAAGGGCCGAGGCCGACGTCGGGGCATTCCCGCGGCGGGCGCTCGCCCAGTACCTGCGCCTCCTGCGGCTCTACCCGGTGCTCACCAAGGCGACCACCAG TGGCATTTTGTCAGCACTTGGGAACTTCCTGGCCCAGTTGATTGAGAAGAATCAGGAAAAAGAAGACTGCTCTCAAAAGCTAGATGTCAGAGGGCCTCTCAGATATGCCATTTACAG GTTCTTTTTCACAGGGCCGCTGGGTCACTCCTTCCACCTCTTCG GGGACTGGATCCCTCCCGAGGCCCCCTCGGCAGGCGTCACGAGGCTGCTGCTGGGCCGCCTCCTCTTCGCACCCGCCTTCCTGTCATCGTTCTTCCTCATCGTGAACTCCCTGGAG GGGAAGGACGCGGCCGCCTTCACTGCGAAGATGAAGAGAGGATTCTGGCCGGCGCTGCAGATGAACTGGCGAGTCTGGACTCCAGTGCAGTTTATTAACGTCAACTAA